The Leptodactylus fuscus isolate aLepFus1 chromosome 3, aLepFus1.hap2, whole genome shotgun sequence genome has a segment encoding these proteins:
- the LOC142198642 gene encoding putative olfactory receptor 13C6, producing the protein METKNGTPIITEFILLGFTTDPKINAALFVLFFIIYLVTFIGKSLIIYIIITNPKLHKPITALPRLLADLFSTERTIPYMACRLQIHAILLVEGSECQLLVVMAIDRYIAICHPLHYPVLMRWDQEKYSSIFYVIITPMLNPLIYSLNNREVKDAIKKELLRKITLVT; encoded by the exons ATGGAGACCAAGAATGGGACGCccatcatcacagaatttattCTACTTGGATTTACGACGGACCCCAAGATAAATGCCGCGCTCTTTGTCTTATTCTTTATCATCTACCTGGTCACATTTATTGGGAAAAGTCTCATAATATATATAATCATCACCAACCCCAAGTTACATAAACCCAT CACGGCATTGCCCCGATTATTGGCCGATCTCTTCTCTACTGAAAGGACCATCCCGTACATGGCTTGCCGTCTTCAGATCCATGCCATCCTTCTGGTGGAAGGTTCCGAGTGCCAACTTCTTGTTGTGATGGCTATTGATCGATATATCGCCATTTGTCACCCTCTCCACTACCCGGTCCTCATGCGTTGGG ACCAGGAGAAATATAGCTCCATATTCTATGTCATTATCACCCCAATGCTGAATCCTCTCATCTACAGTCTCAATAACCGGGAGGTTAAAGATGCCATTAAGAAGGAACTTCTAAGAAAAATCACTTTAGTAACTTAA